From Garra rufa chromosome 19, GarRuf1.0, whole genome shotgun sequence, the proteins below share one genomic window:
- the LOC141293019 gene encoding uncharacterized protein codes for MYQIYIGFCVILSFFNRGFANPIYKEGVEVPVHCDPKISGAITFWFQINTSGAKYLFSVKGTEEKANADKTKYKVNKNADKVSLTIQSFKKTTDSGFYTCAAMNNNRLIFGDLTEIKGEADPTTTPRTTAPVQPEITPTVTMTKAQCKCSKAPKPSINCEIWILSTLGCGCGVLLILLIFTILYCNRMRTRRCPHHYKRQPRPAGHAKLPNNHF; via the exons atgtatcaaatataCATTGGATTTTGTGTGATTTTGTCCTTCTTCAATA GGGGCTTTGCAAATCCCATCTACAAAGAAGGAGTGGAGGTACCTGTTCATTGTGACCCCAAAATATCTGGCGCCATTACATTCTGGTTTCAAATCAACACAAGTGGTGCAAAGTACTTGTTTTCTGTTAAAGGCACAGAAGAAAAGGCTAATGCTGATAAGACAAAATACAAAGTGAACAAAAATGCGGATAAAGTTAGTTTGACCATTCAGTCTTTCAAGAAAACAACAGACAGTGGTTTTTACACCTGCGCAGCCATGAACAACAATAGACTCATCTTTGGAGACCTGACAGAAATTAAAGGAGAAGCAG ATCCAACAACAACACCTCGAACAACTGCTCCAGTACAACCAGAAATTACACCAACGGTGACTATGACAAAAGCACAGTGTAAATGTTCAAAAG CCCCGAAGCCCAGCATCAACTGTGAGATTTGGATATTGTCAACTTTAGGCTGTGGTTGTGGAGTTCTACTCATTCTGCTGATCTTCACAATTTTGTACTGCAACC GTATGAGAACGAGACGATGTCCCCATCATTACAAAAGACA ACCAAGACCTGCTGGCCATGCTAAACTGCCCAACAACCACTTCTAG